In Scatophagus argus isolate fScaArg1 chromosome 7, fScaArg1.pri, whole genome shotgun sequence, a genomic segment contains:
- the polg gene encoding DNA polymerase subunit gamma-1: MLHVLRCPLQRAVISPLWTSLRCFYSTEPRSLQGQDSTETRLNPLNIQMLSSNLHKQIFRGLEPEYREEDVERSMRHLQKHQLWGKETSLLPDVELKLPKMYGRNIDEHFRILAQKQTLPYLEAANKLQAKLPPMPQEWNWEVGWTRYGPSGQIQKVDFPEESALVFDVEVCMMEGQCPTLAVAVSSTNWYSWCSRRLIEERYSWSNQLSLADLIPLETSINSVRTPGGQWKERLIVGHNVSFDRAYIKEQYLLKGSKMRFMDTMSLHMAISGLTGFQRTLWMASKLGKRRGLQEVKEHIKKAGQKKEGPKIGSWDWVNMSSINNLADVHALYVGGPPLQKEARETFVKGSMVDVRNNFQELMQYCAMDVEATHQVFTEQLPLFMKRCPHPVTLAGMLEMGVSYLPVNQNWGRYLQDSQDIYEELQREMKKSLMTLADGACQLLQDDRYKEDPWLWDLEWDVQEFKQKKVPASKKKKAAETQVATPLPDWEEDPGPPSEEEMASPFPGRLAVEKLKETVNLLPKRRQHLPGHPGWYRKLCEKMSGDDSWSPGASLISLQMRVTPKLMGLTWDGFPLHYTEKHGWGYLVPGRRDNLVSQEENPGPVCPHKAIERVYKEHCEQNSKELLKCLDGSLSDDIMWMDSTVWSKAEELDSAERLTEENGVRMMKNGANYPHYVAEESQCHYHHGNGPYNDVDIPGCWFFKLPHKDGNHNNVGSPFSKDFLAKMEDGTLRAGRGGTNATRALEINKMISFWRNAHKRISSQMVVKLQKGALPPVVRSHNEFDEEALYGAILPQVITAGTVTRRAVEPTWLTASNARRDRVGSELKAMVQVPPGYHLVGADVDSQELWIAAVLGEAHFAGMHGCTAFGWMTLQGKKSQGTDLHSRTADTVGISREHAKVFNYGRIYGAGQPFAERLLMQFNHRLSQAEASSKAKQMYALTKGIRRYHLTDEGEWLVRELDIEVEREENGSVSLQELRRITRLVSQSSRRKRWDIVKKRVWAGGTESDMFNKLESIAHSAKPATPVLGCRISRALEPRAVKDEFITSRVNWVVQSSAVDYLHLMLVAMKWLCEEHNIDARFCISIHDEVRYLVCSKDRYRAALAMQITNLLTRSMFAHALSMQDLPQSVAFFSSVDIDLCLRKEVTMDCVTPSNPTGLERRYGLPPGEALDIYQIVDITKGSLNK, encoded by the exons ATGCTGCATGTGCTGCGCTGTCCTCTGCAAAGGGCTGTCATCTCTCCACTATGGACCAGTCTGCGCTGCTTCTACTCCACCGAGCCTCGCTCCCTTCAGGGACAGGACTCCACAGAGACCCGCCTGAACCCCCTTAACATTCAGATGCTATCAAGCAACCTCCACAAGCAGATCTTTCGAGGGCTGGAACCAGAGtacagagaggaggatgtggagcGCAGCATGAGGCACCTGCAGAAACACCAGCTGTGGGGGAAGGAGACTTCCCTGTTGCCTGATGTGGAGCTGAAGCTTCCCAAAATGTATGGCCGAAACATTGATGAGCACTTTCGTATCTTGGCTCAGAAGCAGACTCTGCCCTACCTTGAAGCTGCCAACAAGCTGCAGGCTAAGCTTCCTCCCATGCCACAGGAATGGAACTGGGAGGTTGGCTGGACACGCTATGGCCCCAGTGGGCAGATTCAAAAGGTCGATTTTCCAGAAGAGTCAGCGCTGGTGTTTGATGTGGAGGTGTGCATGATGGAGGGACAATGTCCTACATTAGCCGTTGCTGTGTCTTCCACTAACTG GTATTCTTGGTGCAGTAGGCGTCTGATTGAAGAGCGCTACTCCTGGTCAAACCAGCTGTCCCTAGCTGACCTTATCCCACTGGAGACATCCATCAACTCTGTCCGCACACCAGGCGGTCAGTGGAAGGAGAGACTCATCGTGGGACATAATGTCAGTTTTGACCGAGCCTACATTAAAGAGCAATACTTACTGAAG GGTTCTAAGATGCGCTTTATGGATACCATGAGCCTTCACATGGCCATCTCAGGGCTGACTGGGTTCCAGCGCACATTGTGGATGGCCAGCAAGCTGGGTAAAAGGAGGGGTCTTCAGGAGGTCAAGGAGCACATAAAGAAagctggacagaaaaaagaggGTCCGAAG aTTGGCTCTTGGGACTGGGTGAATATGAGCAGCATTAACAACCTGGCTGATGTCCATGCTCTATATGTGGGAGGGCCGCCACTGCAGAAAGAAGCCAGAGAGACCTTTGTGAAGGGCAGCATGGTGGATGTCAGGAACAACTTCCAG GAGTTAATGCAGTATTGCGCCATGGATGTTGAGGCTACACATCAAGTCTTCACAGAACAGCTACCCCTTTTCATGAAGAG GTGTCCTCATCCAGTGACTTTAGCAGGAATGCTGGAGATGGGTGTGAGCTACCTTCCTGTCAATCAGAACTGGGGCCGTTACCTGCAAGATTCTCAGGACATTTACGAAGAGCTCCAGCGAGAGATGAAGAAGTCACTGATGACTCTAGCGGATGGCGcctgccagctgctgcaggatgaCAG gtACAAAGAAGACCCCTGGCTTTGGGATCTTGAGTGGGATGTGCAGGAGTTCAAGCAGAAGAAAGTGCCAgccagcaaaaagaaaaaagcagctgaaacacaaGTAGCTACTCCTCTTCCAGACTGGGAGGAAG ACCCAGGTCCACCCTCTGAAGAGGAGATGGCCAGCCCTTTCCCTGGCAGGCTGGCTGTAGAGAAGCTGAAGGAAACAGTCAATCTGCTTCCTAAGAGAAGGCAACATCTGCCTGGACATCCAGG GTGGTATCGTAAGCTGTGTGAGAAGATGTCTGGGGATGACAGCTGGTCCCCCGGAGCCAGCCTCATCAGTCTACAGATGAGGGTGACTCCTAAGCTCATGGGTCTGACGTGGGATGGTTTCCCCCTGCactacacagagaaacatgggTGGGGCTACCTGGTACCAGGACGAAGAGATAACCTGGTATCTCAGGAGGAAAATCCAGGGCCTGTTTGCCCACACAA AGCTATTGAAAGAGTTTACAAAGAGCATTGTGAGCAGAACAGCAAAGAGCTGCTTAAATGTCTGGACGGCAGCCTTTCTGATGACATCATGTGGATGGACAGCACAGTGTGGTCAAAG GCGGAGGAGTTGGATTCTGCAGAAAGACTGACCGAGGAAAATGGAGTcagaatgatgaaaaatggG GCCAATTATCCACATTACGTCGCAGAGGAGAGTCAGTGCCATTATCACCACGGAAACGGCCCCTATAATGATGTAGATATCCCAGGGTGCTGGTTCTTCAAATTGCCTCACAAG gatggTAATCACAACAATGTCGGAAGTCCTTTTTCAAAAGACTTCCTGGCTAAGATGGAAGATGGTACTCTCAGGGCAGGACGTGGTGGAACCAATGCCACACGAGCGCTGGAGATCAACAAGATGATATCCTTCTGGAGGAATGCCCATAAACGCATAAG CTCTCAGATGGTGGTGAAGCTGCAAAAGGGAGCGCTTCCTCCTGTTGTCAGAAG CCACAACGAGTTTGATGAAGAGGCCCTGTATGGTGCCATATTGCCTCAGGTCATCACCGCTGGAACTGTAACGCGTCGGGCTGTGGAACCAACATGGCTGACTGCCAGTAACGCTCGG CGGGATCGAGTGGGCAGCGAGCTGAAGGCCATGGTGCAGGTACCTCCTGGATATCACCTCGTGGGAGCTGACGTTGACTCTCAAGAGTTGTGGATTGCTGCTGTGCTTGGAGAGGCTCACTTTGCTGGCATGCACG GTTGTACAGCGTTTGGCTGGATGACCCTTCAGGGTAAGAAGAGTCAGGGCACTGACCTGCACAGCCGCACTGCTGACACTGTGGGCATCAGCCGAGAGCATGCCAAGGTGTTCAATTATGGCCGCATTTATGGTGCGGGACAGCCCTTTGCGGAGAGGCTGCTGATGCAGTTCAACCACCGCCTCAGTCAGGCAGAAGCTTCTAGTAAGGCCAAGCAGATGTACGCCTTAACAAAGGGCATACGCAG ATACCATCTGACAGATGAAGGCGAGTGGCTTGTCAGAGAACTGGATATAGaggtggagagggaggaaaatggAAGCGTCTCCCTGCAGGAGTTGCGAAGGATCACCAGACTGGTCTCGCAGAG CTCTCGGCGGAAGAGGTGGGATATTGTCAAGAAGCGTGTGTGGGCAGGAGGCACAGAGTCGGACATGTTCAATAAGCTGGAGAGCATCGCTCATTCAGCCAAGCCGGCTACTCCTGTTCTCGGCTGCAGAATTAGCAGAGCGCTGGAGCCGAGGGCGGTTAAGGATGAG TTTATCACGAGCAGAGTGAACTGGGTGGTCCAGAGTTCTGCGGTGGACTACCTACATCTGATGCTGGTGGCCATGAAGTGGCTGTGTGAGGAGCACAACATCGATGCCCGTTTCTGCATCAGCATCCACGACGAGGTTCGGTACCTTGTGTGCAGCAAAGACCGTTACAGAGCAGCGCTGGCAATGCAGATCACAAACCTACTCACAAG GAGTATGTTCGCTCATGCGTTAAGCATGCAGGACCTTCCACAGTCTGTTGCTTTCTTCAGTTCGGTTGACATTGACCTGTGTCTGAGGAAGGAGGTCACGATGGACTGCGTGACCCCCTCCAACCCCACAGGTCTGGAGCGAAGATATGGCCTACCACCTG GTGAGGCCTTGGACATCTATCAAATCGTCGACATCACTAAAGGCTCACTGAACAAATAA
- the LOC124061301 gene encoding Golgi apparatus membrane protein TVP23 homolog A-like has product MPLQTHRRRPRGLMDKASDFGSEDCRFESCRGRNFEFCCMLMTFLLYMVPRWKRQILYRHLPNHIAMHDFILSDKKSILFISKQFLALLADVDVNVVTESSVGLISLQHLAYSSPAIQLRFPQTAMADDTEDVELDLAADEQERARGGSVIRHPLASFFHLFFRVIAIVTYLLFDWISENFASCFVLIITLLSFDFWSVKNVTGRLLVGLRWWNQIDEDGKSLWVFEAKKTSRGKDIGTEAEARIFWLGLIICPLIWMFFFFTSLFSLKIKWLSLVVVSISLQVANLYGYLRCKAVGEDSQPPDSSSFIGQHLLQRPDIIFGIL; this is encoded by the exons ATGCCGCTCCAGACTCATCGCCGACGGCCGCGTGGCCTAATGGATAAGGCGTCTGACTTCGGATCAGAAGATTGCAGGTTCGAGTCCTGCCGCGGTCGTAATTTTGAGTTCTGCTGCATGCTGATGACTTTTCTCCTGTACATGGTGCCTCGTTGGAAAAGGCAAATCCTTTATCGACATTTGCCTAACCATATTGCAATGCATGATTTTATCCTATCTgataaaaaaagcattttatttatctcaAAACAATTTTTAGCCCTGCTTGCTGATGTGGATGTGAATGTAGTGACAGAAAGCAGTGTCGGTCTTATTTCACTGCAACACCTGGCATATTCTAGCCCAGCAATACAGCTACGCTTTCCCCAAACG GCGATGGCGGATGACACGGAGGATGTTGAGCTGGACCTTGCTGCTGACGAGCAGGAGAGGGCGCGGGGAGGCTCAGTCATAAG ACACCCTCTCGCCTCCTTCTTCCACCTGTTCTTCCGGGTGATTGCCATTGTCACCTATTTGCTCTTTGACTGGATCAGCGAGAACTTTGCATCATGTTTTGTCCTGATCATCACTCTGCTCTCTTTTGACTTCTGGTCTGTCAAG AATGTAACCGGCAGGCTGTTGGTGGGGCTGCGCTGGTGGAATCAGATCGATGAGGATGGAAAGAGCCTCTGGGTATTTGAGGCCAAAAAA ACCTCCCGGGGAAAAGACATTgggacagaggcagaggcaaGAATATTTTGGCTGGGTCTCATCATCTGTCCTCTCATATggatgttcttcttcttcacctccctcttctccctgaAGATTAAATGGCTG TCACTTGTGGTGGTCAGTATTTCCCTCCAAGTGGCTAATCTTTATGGTTACCTACGCTGCAAGGCGGTGGGAGAGGACAGCCAGCCTCCAGACAGCAGCTCTTTCATAGGACAGCACCTCCTGCAGCGT CCAGACATCATCTTTGGGATACTGTGA
- the rhcgb gene encoding ammonium transporter Rh type C-like 2, translated as MGCVQSFRNMCDRPKNTNVRLSLPAVCFVWQTAMIILFGVFIRYNEESDPHWIEHRRANNISSDIENDFYFRYPSFQDVHVMIFVGFGFLMTFLKRYSFGAVGFNFLIAAFGLQWALLMQGWFHSLDYTDGKIKIGVENLINADFCVAGCLIAYGAVLGKVSPVQLMVLTLFGITLFAVEEYIILNLIHARDAGGSMVIHTFGGYYGLSISWMLYRPNLDQSSRLQGSVYHSDVFAMIGTLFLWMFWPSFNSAITDHGDGQHRAVINTYLALAATVLTTVAISSLFQKHGKLDMVHIQNSTLAGGVAVGTAAEFMLMPYGSLIVGFCCGIISTLGYIYLTPFMEKYLKIQDTCGIHNLHAMPGVIGGIVGAITAAAASESVYGSEGLTNTFDFEGPFKDMVPTRQGGHQAAGLCVAICFGVGGGIIVGCILRLPIWGDAADDNCFDDEPYWELPEDEENIPPILQYNNHLRNKDVAESNFTMEQN; from the exons atGGGCTGTGTTCAAAGCTTCAGGAATATGTGTGACCGACCAAAAAACACTAATGTTCGTCTCAGCCTTCCAGCAGTTTGCTTTGTGTGGCAGACAGCCATGATCATCTTATTTGGGGTTTTTATTCGTTATAATGAAGAATCGGATCCACACTGGATTGAGCACAGAAGGGCTAACAATATATCAAGTGACATTGAGAACGACTTCTACTTCAGATATCCAA GTTTCCAGGATGTCCATGTGATGATCTTTGTTGGATTTGGCTTCCTGATGACATTTCTTAAGCGGTACAGTTTTGGTGCAGTGGGTTTCAACTTCCTCATCGCAGCCTTCGGCCTCCAATGGGCGCTGCTCATGCAAGGCTGGTTCCACTCTCTGGACTACACTGATGGAAAGATCAAAATTGGAGTTGAAAA TCTGATCAATGCTGACTTCTGTGTGGCCGGCTGTTTAATTGCCTATGGGGCGGTGCTTGGAAAAGTCAGTCCAGTCCAGCTGATGGTTCTGACTCTGTTTGGGATCACACTGTTTGCTGTGGAAGAATATATTATCCTAAATCTCATACAT GCGAGAGATGCTGGAGGCTCCATGGTGATCCACACATTTGGAGGTTATTATGGTCTTTCTATCTCGTGGATGCTCTATCGACCGAACCTGGACCAGAGCAGCCGTCTGCAGGGCTCCGTCTACCACTCAGATGTCTTTGCTATGATTG GCACCCTCTTCCTGTGGATGTTCTGGCCCAGTTTCAACTCGGCCATCACAGACCACGGGGACGGGCAGCACAGAGCAGTGATAAACACATACCTGGCTTTGGCCGCAACTGTGCTCACTACTGTGGCCATCTCGAGCCTCTTCCAGAAGCATGGAAAACTAGACATG GTTCACATCCAGAACTCCACTCTTGCTGGAGGCGTTGCAGTGGGAACTGCGGCAGAGTTCATGCTGATGCCCTATGGGTCTCTGATCGTAGGCTTCTGCTGTGGCATCATCTCCACTCTGGGATATATCTACCTCACG CCATTCATGGAGAAGTACCTGAAGATCCAGGACACATGTGGAATCCATAACTTACATGCCATGCCCGGAGTCATAGGTGGTATTGTGGGCgccatcactgctgcagctgcctcaGAGTCGGTTTATGGCTCTGAAGG GCTGACTAACACCTTTGACTTTGAGGGACCTTTCAAAGACATGGTGCCCACGCGGCAGGGCGGGCACCAGGCTGCAGGCCTCTGTGTGGCTATCTGCTTTGGTGTAGGCGGAGGCATCATTGTTG GTTGTATCTTAAGATTACCTATCTGGGGAGATGCTGCAGATGACAATTGTTTTGATGATGAGCCCTACTGGGAG CTacctgaggatgaggagaacaTCCCACCAATCCTTCAGTACAACAACCACTTGAGGAACAAAGATGT cgCGGAGTCGAATTTCACCATGGAACAGAACTGA